One stretch of Mangifera indica cultivar Alphonso chromosome 9, CATAS_Mindica_2.1, whole genome shotgun sequence DNA includes these proteins:
- the LOC123225415 gene encoding L-type lectin-domain containing receptor kinase I.8-like: protein MAAAHGLLYLWIVFNLSLLLASAQVDDQFIYHGFNISKLQLGGLAKILPNGLLQLTNTSEFKSGYAFYPSPFKFNSSSSQTLSFSTTFVFSMVSEADFGGNGLAFFIAPSMNFTGAVAGAYLGLFSLKNNGQPTNHILAVELDTVQSPEFYDIDGNHVGIDVNSLISLQSATATFFSDKEERNETLALESGKPIQIWIDYNGTEKLLNVSIAPLKVPKPKRPLLSTLIDLSEVLLESMYVGVSAATGTRISDHYILGWSFNKSGPAQTLDISKLPPHPPLPPPVKTIEGLDRTATVLLLALAVVLITVGGAVYFVRKKKYEEVYEDWEKEYGPHRISYKKLYKATKGFKEKEVIGQGGFGKVYRGVLPSNVQVAVKRINHNSNEGMKQFLAEIMSMRRLRHRNLVQLRGYCRRKGEVLLAYDYMPNGSLDKILYGDMKPNLNWFQRFRILRGVASGLLYLHEEWEQVVLHRDIKAANVLLDADLNGKLGDFGLARLYDHGSDPQTTSLVGTVGYLAPEFLKTGKATTSTDVFAFGAFMLEVACGRRPMEPGMVDLADWVIDCWKKGAILDVCDARLEGIYVEEQMELVLKLGLFCSHSNPEARPSMKQVTQYLDGQAKLPSITPNSIVIGTTAVKNVAFNIVSLDSLPRSSSSRCLSTVDSILVVGR from the coding sequence ATGGCTGCAGCTCATGGATTACTTTATTTGTGGATAGTCTTCAATTTATCCTTGCTCTTGGCCTCTGCTCAAGTAGATGACCAGTTCATCTATCATGGTTTCAACATCTCGAAACTGCAACTGGGTGGCTTGGCAAAGATTCTTCCCAATGGTCTATTGCAGCTCACAAACACTTCTGAGTTTAAAAGCGGCTATGCTTTCTACCCTTCTCctttcaaattcaactcatcTTCCTCTCAAACCCTTTCGTTTTCCACAACTTTTGTGTTTTCCATGGTTTCAGAAGCAGATTTCGGAGGCAATGGCTTGGCTTTTTTCATCGCACCATCTATGAACTTTACTGGCGCTGTTGCAGGTGCATATTTAGGACTCTTTAGTCTTAAAAACAATGGCCAGCCTACAAACCACATCTTGGCAGTTGAGCTTGATACTGTACAAAGCCCTGAATTTTATGACATAGATGGAAACCATGTTGGAATTGATGTGAACAGCCTCATCTCTCTTCAATCTGCTACAGCTACTTTTTTTTCcgataaagaagaaagaaatgagaCTTTGGCGCTAGAAAGTGGAAAACCAATACAGATTTGGATAGACTATAATGGAACAGAAAAATTACTGAATGTATCAATAGCTCCACTAAAAGTTCCAAAACCAAAGAGGCCTCTGCTGTCAACACTTATCGATCTCTCTGAAGTTCTACTGGAGTCTATGTATGTTGGTGTCTCTGCAGCAACTGGTACGCGAATAAGTGATCACTATATTCTTGGATGGAGCTTCAACAAAAGTGGACCAGCACAGACCCTTGACATTTCAAAGCTTCCTCCACATCCTCCGCTTCCTCCACCTGTGAAAACAATTGAGGGCCTAGATCGAACTGCTACTGTTTTGCTGCTGGCATTAGCGGTTGTGCTGATAACAGTTGGTGGAGCTGTTTACTTtgtgaggaagaagaaataTGAGGAGGTATATGAGGACTGGGAAAAAGAATATGGTCCCCATAGGATCTCCTATAAGAAACTCTACAAAGCAACCAAAGGTTTCAAAGAGAAAGAGGTTATTGGACAAGGAGGTTTCGGAAAGGTGTACAGAGGTGTCCTTCCTTCAAATGTACAAGTTGCAGTCAAGAGAATCAACCATAACTCAAACGAAGGGATGAAGCAGTTTTTGGCTGAGATTATGAGCATGAGAAGGCTAAGGCACAGGAATTTGGTGCAACTCCGGGGCTATTGCAGGCGGAAGGGAGAAGTTCTATTGGCCTATGATTATATGCCTAATGGAAGCCTTGACAAAATCTTATACGGTGATATGAAACCAAACCTTAATTGGTTTCAGAGGTTCCGGATTCTCAGAGGAGTAGCTTCCGGCCTTCTTTATCTCCATGAAGAGTGGGAACAAGTTGTTCTGCATCGAGACATAAAAGCTGCCAATGTTCTTTTAGATGCCGATCTGAATGGAAAGCTAGGAGATTTTGGGCTTGCTAGATTATATGATCATGGTAGTGACCCACAAACCACTAGCCTGGTAGGAACTGTTGGTTATCTGGCTCCAGAGTTTCTTAAGACTGGAAAGGCAACAACTAGCACTGATGTATTTGCTTTTGGAGCTTTTATGCTTGAGGTAGCATGTGGAAGGAGGCCTATGGAACCTGGAATGGTAGATTTGGCTGATTGGGTCATTGATTGCTGGAAAAAAGGAGCAATTCTTGATGTTTGTGACGCTAGATTGGAAGGCATATATGTGGAAGAGCAAATGGAGTTGGTTCTTAAACTAGGCCTCTTTTGTTCACACTCTAACCCAGAAGCTAGGCCTAGCATGAAGCAGGTGACACAGTATCTGGATGGGCAAGCAAAATTGCCAAGTATAACACCAAATAGCATTGTGATAGGCACAACAGCGGTGAAGAATGTAGCTTTTAACATTGTGTCATTAGATTCATTGCCTCGAAGTAGTTCTTCCCGTTGCTTGTCTACTGTTGATTCAATCCTCGTGGTAGGCCGCTGA